In Bordetella holmesii ATCC 51541, the following proteins share a genomic window:
- a CDS encoding enoyl-CoA hydratase/isomerase family protein: MPVYEFSTLRVEQKGSVATVWLAHPPVNAVNTTLIQELTLALDMFGEDPEVRCVILTGEGRIFCAGADLKGRSKMLAEPGGLPQHSRRTRELFHAIRECPKPVIAALNGPALGAGLGIAASCDILIAADTACLALPEVDVGLLGGVKHAQRLFGHSRLRRMMLTGLRVSAQELYRLGIVEACVPGAELLAAAGDMAQQIASKSPTSVQLMIQTANAIEDMSLRDGYRYEQDMTAQVAKTEDAQEARRAFLEKRPPVFTDR; this comes from the coding sequence TCTGGCTGGCGCACCCGCCCGTCAATGCCGTCAACACCACCCTCATCCAGGAGCTCACGCTGGCGCTGGACATGTTTGGAGAAGATCCCGAGGTGCGCTGTGTCATCCTGACTGGCGAGGGCAGGATTTTCTGCGCCGGCGCAGATCTGAAAGGCCGCTCGAAAATGCTCGCCGAACCTGGCGGCCTGCCTCAGCATTCACGCCGCACACGTGAGCTTTTTCATGCCATTCGTGAATGTCCCAAGCCGGTGATCGCCGCGCTCAATGGACCGGCGCTGGGAGCTGGGCTGGGTATCGCGGCCAGCTGCGACATCCTGATCGCCGCCGACACGGCCTGCTTGGCGCTGCCGGAGGTCGACGTCGGCTTGCTGGGCGGCGTCAAGCATGCGCAGCGCCTGTTCGGCCACTCGCGCCTACGCCGCATGATGCTCACGGGACTGCGCGTATCCGCCCAAGAACTTTACCGGCTGGGTATCGTCGAGGCCTGCGTGCCGGGCGCCGAACTGTTGGCTGCAGCCGGTGACATGGCGCAGCAGATCGCCAGCAAGAGCCCAACGTCGGTGCAACTGATGATCCAGACCGCCAATGCAATCGAAGACATGAGCCTTCGGGACGGCTACCGCTACGAGCAGGACATGACAGCCCAGGTCGCCAAAACCGAGGACGCCCAGGAAGCCCGGCGGGCCTTCCTTGAAAAGCGCCCCCCGGTGTTCACCGACCGCTGA